A genomic region of Castor canadensis chromosome 16, mCasCan1.hap1v2, whole genome shotgun sequence contains the following coding sequences:
- the Slc22a5 gene encoding organic cation/carnitine transporter 2 isoform X1, with protein sequence MRDYEEVTAFLGEWGPFQRLIFFLLSASIIPNGFNGMSVVFLTATPEHRCRVPDTANLSSAWRNHSVPLQLQDGREVPHKCRRYRLATIANFSALGLEPGIDVDLEQLEQEGCLDGWEYSQDVYLSTIVTEWNLVCEDDWKPPLTISLFFVGVLVGSFISGQLSDRFGRKNVLFVTMGMQTGFSFLQIFSKNFEMFTVLFVLVGMGQISNYVAAFVLGTEILGKSVRIIFSTLGVCIFYAFGYMVLPLFAYFIRDWRMLLLALTGPGVLCAALWWFIPESPRWLISQGRFKEAEVIIRKAARINGIVAPSTIFDPSELQELSAKKQQSHRIVDLLRTHNIRMITIMSIVLWLTISVGYFGLSLDTPNLHGDIYVNCFLSAAVEVPAYVLAWLLLQHVPRRYSMATALFLGGSVLLFIQLVPPDLYYLATVLVMVGKFGITAAFSMVYVYTAELYPTVVRNMGVGVSSTASRLGSILSPYFIYLGAYDRFLPYILMGSLTILTAILTLFFPESFGIPLPDTIEQMLRVKGIKYRQTPSHTRMLKDGEESPTTLKSTAF encoded by the exons TGGGGGCCCTTCCAGCGCCTCATCTTCTTCCTGCTCAGCGCCAGCATCATCCCCAATGGCTTCAATGGCATGTCAGTCGTGTTCCTGACGGCGACCCCGGAGCACCGCTGCCGGGTGCCCGACACCGCGAACTTGAGCAGCGCGTGGCGCAACCACAGTGTCCCGCTGCAGCTCCAGGACGGCCGCGAGGTGCCCCACAAATGCCGCCGCTATCGTCTGGCCACCATCGCCAACTTCTCTGCGCTCGGGCTGGAGCCGGGGATTGATGTGGACCTGGAGCAGCTGGAGCAAGAAGGCTGCCTGGATGGCTGGGAGTACAGCCAAGACGTCTACCTGTCCACCATCGTGACCGAG TGGAACCTGGTGTGCGAGGATGACTGGAAGCCCCCACTCACCATCTCCTTGTTTTTCGTGGGTGTGCTGGTGGGCTCCTTCATTTCGGGGCAGCTCTCAGACAG gTTTGGTCGGAAGAACGTGCTGTTTGTGACCATGGGCATGCAGACAGGCTTCAGCTTCCTGCAGATCTTCTCAAAGAACTTCGAGATGTTTACTGTGCTGTTTGTCCTTGTAGGCATGGGCCAGATCTCCAACTATGTGGCAGCATTTGTCCTGG GAACTGAAATTCTTGGCAAGTCAGTTCGCATTATATTCTCCACATTAGGCGTGTGCATATTTTATGCATTTGGCTACATGGTGCTGCCATTGTTTGCTTACTTCATCAGAGACTGGCGGATGCTACTGTTGGCACTGACAGGACCAGGGGTGCTGTGTGCTGCCCTATGGTG GTTTATCCCTGAGTCTCCCCGATGGCTCATCTCTCAGGGGCGATTTAAAGAGGCAGAGGTGATCATCCGCAAGGCTGCCAGAATCAATGGGATTGTTGCACCCTCAACTATCTTTGACCCGAGTGAG TTACAAGAACTAAGTGCCAAGAAGCAGCAATCCCATCGCATTGTGGATCTGCTCCGAACCCATAATATCCGGATGATCACCATCATGTCCATAGTTCTGTG GCTGACCATATCCGTGGGCTATTTTGGACTTTCCCTTGATACTCCTAACTTGCATGGGGACATCTATGTGAATTGCTTCCTTTCGGCAGCGGTTGAAGTCCCAGCATATGTGTTGGCCTGGCTGCTACTGCAACATGTGCCCCGGCGCTATTCCATGGCTACTGCCCTCTTCCTGGGCGGCAGTGTCCTTCTCTTCATACAGCTGGTGCCCCCAG ACTTGTATTATTTGGCTACAGTTCTGGTAATGGTGGGCAAGTTTGGAATCACTGCTGCCTTTTCCATGGTCTACGTGTACACAGCTGAGCTCTATCCCACTGTGGTCAGAAACATGGGTGTAGGAGTCAGCTCCACAGCATCCCGCCTGGGCAGCATCCTATCTCCATACTTCATTTACCTGG GTGCCTATGACCGCTTCCTGCCCTACATTCTCATGGGAAGTCTGACCATCCTGACAGCCATCCTCACCTTGTTCTTCCCAGAGAGCTTCGGAATCCCTCTCCCAGACACCATTGAACAGATGTTAAGGGTCAAAGG AATAAAATACAGGCAAACCCCAAGCCACACAAGAATGTTAAAAGATGGTGAAGAAAGCCCTACAACCCTTAAAAGCACAGCCTTTTAA
- the Slc22a5 gene encoding organic cation/carnitine transporter 2 isoform X3, which produces MGMQTGFSFLQIFSKNFEMFTVLFVLVGMGQISNYVAAFVLGTEILGKSVRIIFSTLGVCIFYAFGYMVLPLFAYFIRDWRMLLLALTGPGVLCAALWWFIPESPRWLISQGRFKEAEVIIRKAARINGIVAPSTIFDPSELQELSAKKQQSHRIVDLLRTHNIRMITIMSIVLWLTISVGYFGLSLDTPNLHGDIYVNCFLSAAVEVPAYVLAWLLLQHVPRRYSMATALFLGGSVLLFIQLVPPDLYYLATVLVMVGKFGITAAFSMVYVYTAELYPTVVRNMGVGVSSTASRLGSILSPYFIYLGAYDRFLPYILMGSLTILTAILTLFFPESFGIPLPDTIEQMLRVKGIKYRQTPSHTRMLKDGEESPTTLKSTAF; this is translated from the exons ATGGGCATGCAGACAGGCTTCAGCTTCCTGCAGATCTTCTCAAAGAACTTCGAGATGTTTACTGTGCTGTTTGTCCTTGTAGGCATGGGCCAGATCTCCAACTATGTGGCAGCATTTGTCCTGG GAACTGAAATTCTTGGCAAGTCAGTTCGCATTATATTCTCCACATTAGGCGTGTGCATATTTTATGCATTTGGCTACATGGTGCTGCCATTGTTTGCTTACTTCATCAGAGACTGGCGGATGCTACTGTTGGCACTGACAGGACCAGGGGTGCTGTGTGCTGCCCTATGGTG GTTTATCCCTGAGTCTCCCCGATGGCTCATCTCTCAGGGGCGATTTAAAGAGGCAGAGGTGATCATCCGCAAGGCTGCCAGAATCAATGGGATTGTTGCACCCTCAACTATCTTTGACCCGAGTGAG TTACAAGAACTAAGTGCCAAGAAGCAGCAATCCCATCGCATTGTGGATCTGCTCCGAACCCATAATATCCGGATGATCACCATCATGTCCATAGTTCTGTG GCTGACCATATCCGTGGGCTATTTTGGACTTTCCCTTGATACTCCTAACTTGCATGGGGACATCTATGTGAATTGCTTCCTTTCGGCAGCGGTTGAAGTCCCAGCATATGTGTTGGCCTGGCTGCTACTGCAACATGTGCCCCGGCGCTATTCCATGGCTACTGCCCTCTTCCTGGGCGGCAGTGTCCTTCTCTTCATACAGCTGGTGCCCCCAG ACTTGTATTATTTGGCTACAGTTCTGGTAATGGTGGGCAAGTTTGGAATCACTGCTGCCTTTTCCATGGTCTACGTGTACACAGCTGAGCTCTATCCCACTGTGGTCAGAAACATGGGTGTAGGAGTCAGCTCCACAGCATCCCGCCTGGGCAGCATCCTATCTCCATACTTCATTTACCTGG GTGCCTATGACCGCTTCCTGCCCTACATTCTCATGGGAAGTCTGACCATCCTGACAGCCATCCTCACCTTGTTCTTCCCAGAGAGCTTCGGAATCCCTCTCCCAGACACCATTGAACAGATGTTAAGGGTCAAAGG AATAAAATACAGGCAAACCCCAAGCCACACAAGAATGTTAAAAGATGGTGAAGAAAGCCCTACAACCCTTAAAAGCACAGCCTTTTAA
- the Slc22a5 gene encoding organic cation/carnitine transporter 2 isoform X2, with product MGWNLVCEDDWKPPLTISLFFVGVLVGSFISGQLSDRFGRKNVLFVTMGMQTGFSFLQIFSKNFEMFTVLFVLVGMGQISNYVAAFVLGTEILGKSVRIIFSTLGVCIFYAFGYMVLPLFAYFIRDWRMLLLALTGPGVLCAALWWFIPESPRWLISQGRFKEAEVIIRKAARINGIVAPSTIFDPSELQELSAKKQQSHRIVDLLRTHNIRMITIMSIVLWLTISVGYFGLSLDTPNLHGDIYVNCFLSAAVEVPAYVLAWLLLQHVPRRYSMATALFLGGSVLLFIQLVPPDLYYLATVLVMVGKFGITAAFSMVYVYTAELYPTVVRNMGVGVSSTASRLGSILSPYFIYLGAYDRFLPYILMGSLTILTAILTLFFPESFGIPLPDTIEQMLRVKGIKYRQTPSHTRMLKDGEESPTTLKSTAF from the exons atgggc TGGAACCTGGTGTGCGAGGATGACTGGAAGCCCCCACTCACCATCTCCTTGTTTTTCGTGGGTGTGCTGGTGGGCTCCTTCATTTCGGGGCAGCTCTCAGACAG gTTTGGTCGGAAGAACGTGCTGTTTGTGACCATGGGCATGCAGACAGGCTTCAGCTTCCTGCAGATCTTCTCAAAGAACTTCGAGATGTTTACTGTGCTGTTTGTCCTTGTAGGCATGGGCCAGATCTCCAACTATGTGGCAGCATTTGTCCTGG GAACTGAAATTCTTGGCAAGTCAGTTCGCATTATATTCTCCACATTAGGCGTGTGCATATTTTATGCATTTGGCTACATGGTGCTGCCATTGTTTGCTTACTTCATCAGAGACTGGCGGATGCTACTGTTGGCACTGACAGGACCAGGGGTGCTGTGTGCTGCCCTATGGTG GTTTATCCCTGAGTCTCCCCGATGGCTCATCTCTCAGGGGCGATTTAAAGAGGCAGAGGTGATCATCCGCAAGGCTGCCAGAATCAATGGGATTGTTGCACCCTCAACTATCTTTGACCCGAGTGAG TTACAAGAACTAAGTGCCAAGAAGCAGCAATCCCATCGCATTGTGGATCTGCTCCGAACCCATAATATCCGGATGATCACCATCATGTCCATAGTTCTGTG GCTGACCATATCCGTGGGCTATTTTGGACTTTCCCTTGATACTCCTAACTTGCATGGGGACATCTATGTGAATTGCTTCCTTTCGGCAGCGGTTGAAGTCCCAGCATATGTGTTGGCCTGGCTGCTACTGCAACATGTGCCCCGGCGCTATTCCATGGCTACTGCCCTCTTCCTGGGCGGCAGTGTCCTTCTCTTCATACAGCTGGTGCCCCCAG ACTTGTATTATTTGGCTACAGTTCTGGTAATGGTGGGCAAGTTTGGAATCACTGCTGCCTTTTCCATGGTCTACGTGTACACAGCTGAGCTCTATCCCACTGTGGTCAGAAACATGGGTGTAGGAGTCAGCTCCACAGCATCCCGCCTGGGCAGCATCCTATCTCCATACTTCATTTACCTGG GTGCCTATGACCGCTTCCTGCCCTACATTCTCATGGGAAGTCTGACCATCCTGACAGCCATCCTCACCTTGTTCTTCCCAGAGAGCTTCGGAATCCCTCTCCCAGACACCATTGAACAGATGTTAAGGGTCAAAGG AATAAAATACAGGCAAACCCCAAGCCACACAAGAATGTTAAAAGATGGTGAAGAAAGCCCTACAACCCTTAAAAGCACAGCCTTTTAA